The Ignisphaera cupida genome has a segment encoding these proteins:
- a CDS encoding aspartate aminotransferase family protein: protein MLKYLMFYEDRGLEISYAEGQYVWDSNGLKYIDMHTGHGVAFLGHRNPHVVKALTEQLNKVSIASTSFRVRVREEMLNILSKIVPNSFEYVYLLNSGSEIVDFALKVARKATGRKKIVYFTNSFHGRTFGALSVTSNIRYRRGVEPLLQDTYQAKFNNVDELDKVVDNETAAVIVELIQGEGGVNVASKEFAKAVRARTLETGSILIIDEIQTGFGRTGTTWLFEQYNIVPDILLAGKAIGGGFPVSVAFLPHEIASKLEPGTHGSTYGGNPLACAAVKAATEVLIQDSVPLKAYDKGRELIDLLKKELSGHRIVREIRGAGLMIGIDLRIEPTKTIKCLQNNGLLALKAGVTVLRLLPPYVINRDDIAYAVNVIGKCIEESSS from the coding sequence ATGCTAAAGTATCTAATGTTTTACGAGGATAGAGGTTTAGAAATTTCATATGCTGAGGGGCAATATGTATGGGATTCTAATGGCTTAAAATACATAGATATGCACACAGGGCATGGAGTGGCGTTTCTTGGCCATAGAAATCCACATGTTGTAAAAGCTCTAACAGAGCAGCTGAATAAAGTCTCAATAGCATCAACATCTTTTAGAGTCAGAGTAAGGGAGGAGATGTTAAATATTCTATCAAAGATAGTGCCAAACAGTTTTGAGTATGTATATCTGTTGAATAGTGGTAGCGAAATAGTTGATTTTGCTTTAAAAGTTGCTAGAAAGGCTACGGGCAGAAAAAAGATTGTTTACTTCACTAACTCATTTCATGGCAGAACCTTTGGAGCTTTATCTGTCACATCAAATATTAGATATAGAAGAGGTGTGGAGCCATTACTTCAAGATACTTACCAAGCAAAATTTAATAATGTTGATGAATTAGATAAGGTAGTGGATAATGAAACAGCTGCAGTAATTGTTGAGTTGATACAAGGAGAAGGTGGTGTGAATGTTGCATCAAAAGAGTTTGCTAAAGCAGTGAGAGCTAGAACACTTGAAACAGGCTCTATTCTCATAATTGATGAAATTCAAACAGGTTTTGGCAGAACGGGTACTACATGGCTATTTGAGCAATACAATATAGTACCAGATATTTTGTTAGCTGGTAAGGCAATTGGTGGTGGATTTCCTGTAAGTGTAGCGTTTCTACCACATGAAATAGCATCTAAGCTTGAGCCAGGAACTCATGGATCTACATATGGTGGAAACCCCCTTGCTTGTGCAGCTGTGAAAGCTGCAACAGAGGTGCTTATTCAAGATTCTGTTCCGTTGAAGGCATATGATAAGGGAAGGGAGTTAATAGATTTGCTTAAAAAGGAATTGAGTGGACATAGAATTGTTAGAGAAATTAGAGGTGCTGGGCTTATGATAGGTATTGATCTCAGAATTGAGCCAACAAAAACTATAAAGTGTTTGCAAAACAATGGACTATTGGCTTTAAAAGCAGGGGTAACAGTTCTAAGGCTTTTACCACCATATGTAATAAACCGTGATGATATTGCATATGCGGTGAATGTTATTGGTAAATGCATTGAGGAATCTAGCAGTTGA